A DNA window from Methanoculleus sp. SDB contains the following coding sequences:
- a CDS encoding xylose isomerase, producing the protein MFGVSTHCLSHEPLEKALELLVPVTGIVEIMDDGCHFCATAEPLESYSFEYFLHAPARGVNIASTLEPIRRASVEVIGQAFTVAGEVDADVVIHPGYYTWVQEREAAIGQMQQSLGELTRYAEECGITFFVENMPEWHYFFLRSPDELPLIGGLGLALDVGHAHLNGCLDAFLECPISHFHLHDNDGTEDSHVAVGDGTIDFTKVLTAVSKNSAIPVIEVGTLDGVLASIDRLGLHR; encoded by the coding sequence ATGTTCGGCGTGTCAACCCATTGCCTCAGCCACGAACCGCTCGAAAAAGCCCTCGAACTGCTTGTCCCGGTGACCGGCATCGTCGAGATCATGGACGACGGCTGCCACTTCTGTGCGACGGCGGAGCCGCTCGAAAGCTATTCGTTCGAGTATTTTCTTCACGCTCCGGCCCGGGGCGTGAATATTGCGAGCACGCTCGAGCCGATCCGGCGGGCGAGCGTCGAGGTAATCGGACAGGCATTTACCGTGGCGGGCGAGGTCGATGCGGATGTCGTCATCCACCCGGGCTACTACACATGGGTGCAGGAACGGGAGGCGGCCATCGGGCAGATGCAGCAGTCGCTCGGCGAACTGACACGGTATGCGGAGGAGTGCGGGATCACGTTTTTTGTCGAAAACATGCCGGAATGGCACTATTTCTTTCTCCGCTCCCCCGATGAGCTCCCTCTTATCGGCGGGCTGGGCCTTGCCCTCGACGTCGGCCATGCGCACCTGAACGGCTGCCTCGATGCGTTTCTCGAGTGCCCGATTTCCCATTTCCACCTCCATGACAACGACGGCACGGAAGATTCCCATGTGGCTGTCGGTGACGGGACGATCGATTTCACGAAGGTTTTAACGGCCGTTTCGAAAAATTCCGCAATCCCGGTCATCGAGGTCGGGACGCTGGACGGCGTGCTTGCGAGCATCGACCGCCTCGGCCTGCACCGGTAA
- a CDS encoding mechanosensitive ion channel protein MscS: MAEVWLGAIILMAGIFLSIISYQVYRWLSARADMTESSLDDIIVLAFGKPLIIAILTISLYIGIAVTDLPEGYDWLTDSRYLVSMFLVLGAWVISSFIQNFIALYGRWLAAHTESDLDDKIIGILEATARYIIWFIAFLLVLSYLEIDITPLVAGAGIFGLAIALAAQDLISNFFGGALILVDKPFKVGDRVKIDGNLGDVLSIGPRSTRIKTLDYQLLTIPNSKIANSIVTNYAMPDVKLKVKIPVSVAYGSDVRRVKNLLMEIATHAAATEEYILDDPAPSVYFLEHGESSLNYTMVIWAKAFNMAWDVQDHINFRIDERFREEGIEIPFPQMDIHTR; encoded by the coding sequence ATGGCAGAGGTGTGGCTCGGTGCCATCATACTGATGGCAGGTATTTTCCTGTCCATTATCTCCTATCAGGTATACCGCTGGCTTTCGGCCCGGGCGGATATGACGGAATCAAGTCTGGATGATATCATCGTTCTTGCGTTTGGAAAACCGCTGATTATCGCGATTCTCACCATATCGCTGTACATCGGCATCGCGGTGACGGATCTTCCGGAGGGGTACGACTGGCTCACGGACAGCCGGTACCTGGTCTCCATGTTCCTGGTGCTCGGAGCGTGGGTAATCTCGTCATTTATACAGAATTTCATCGCTCTCTACGGGCGGTGGCTGGCGGCCCACACCGAGAGCGATCTGGATGACAAAATCATCGGGATCCTCGAGGCGACAGCGCGGTATATTATCTGGTTTATCGCGTTTTTGCTGGTGCTTTCCTACCTCGAAATCGATATCACCCCGCTCGTTGCCGGAGCAGGCATCTTCGGGCTGGCAATCGCCCTCGCCGCACAGGACCTGATCTCGAATTTCTTCGGGGGTGCGCTCATCCTCGTCGACAAGCCCTTCAAAGTCGGGGACCGGGTAAAAATCGACGGGAATCTCGGGGATGTTCTCAGCATCGGGCCGCGAAGCACCCGGATAAAAACGCTTGACTACCAGCTCCTGACGATCCCGAACTCGAAGATCGCCAACTCCATCGTCACGAACTACGCCATGCCGGATGTAAAACTGAAGGTGAAGATTCCCGTTTCCGTCGCATACGGGAGCGATGTGCGACGGGTGAAGAACCTGCTCATGGAGATCGCCACTCATGCGGCAGCGACCGAGGAGTATATTCTCGACGACCCCGCACCCAGCGTATACTTTCTCGAACACGGGGAATCGAGCCTGAATTATACCATGGTAATCTGGGCGAAGGCCTTCAACATGGCGTGGGACGTCCAGGATCATATCAATTTCCGGATTGACGAGCGTTTCCGCGAGGAAGGCATCGAAATTCCGTTCCCGCAGATGGACATCCATACGCGGTAA
- a CDS encoding hydrogenase assembly protein HupF, protein MPRGNEIIAALHETLDRTITVMHICGTHEASISRSGLRSVLPDGLKIVMGPGCPVCITPQGEIDATLDLAGKGCIIATYGDLLRVPGSRGSIESCGGDVRVVQGIHKAVEIAEKTDEEVVFISVGFETTAPTVAAAIVRDPPENFSILSCHRLVPPAMKWLLEQGEAKLDGFLLPGHVCVVNGYEEYEAFPVPQVVAGFEPEDILLALLMIVRQVKDGRHEVENAYPRAVCREGNAKAKELMHRVFEPCDVEWRGFPVIPKSGLKLRPEYARYDAQKKFDLEIRHVDKHSACICDRVLRGIASPTDCILFGKVCTPRKPVGPCMVSHEGACKIWHLYQRER, encoded by the coding sequence ATGCCCCGCGGAAACGAGATCATTGCAGCACTGCACGAAACACTGGACCGAACCATTACCGTCATGCATATCTGCGGCACCCACGAGGCGTCCATATCCCGGTCGGGTCTCCGGAGTGTCCTCCCCGACGGCCTGAAGATCGTCATGGGCCCCGGCTGCCCGGTTTGTATCACCCCGCAGGGGGAGATCGATGCAACGCTCGACCTTGCCGGGAAAGGATGTATCATCGCAACATACGGGGACCTCCTGAGAGTGCCCGGCTCACGGGGATCGATCGAATCGTGCGGGGGCGATGTCCGCGTCGTACAGGGCATCCACAAGGCAGTCGAAATCGCCGAAAAAACGGACGAAGAGGTCGTCTTCATCTCGGTCGGCTTCGAGACGACGGCACCGACGGTGGCCGCGGCAATCGTCCGGGACCCTCCGGAGAACTTCAGCATTCTCAGCTGCCACCGCCTCGTTCCGCCGGCGATGAAATGGCTCCTCGAACAGGGCGAGGCGAAACTCGACGGATTTCTTCTTCCGGGGCACGTGTGTGTCGTCAACGGGTACGAAGAGTATGAAGCGTTCCCGGTTCCGCAGGTGGTTGCGGGTTTCGAGCCCGAGGACATCCTGCTTGCGCTGCTCATGATCGTCAGGCAGGTCAAAGACGGCAGGCACGAGGTCGAAAACGCCTATCCGCGTGCCGTGTGCCGCGAAGGGAATGCAAAGGCGAAAGAGCTCATGCACCGTGTCTTCGAGCCCTGCGATGTGGAATGGCGCGGATTCCCCGTCATACCGAAATCCGGTCTGAAACTCCGGCCCGAGTACGCCCGGTACGATGCTCAGAAAAAGTTTGATCTGGAAATCAGGCACGTGGACAAGCATTCGGCGTGCATCTGCGACAGGGTGCTCCGCGGGATTGCAAGTCCCACCGACTGCATACTCTTCGGAAAGGTCTGCACGCCGAGAAAACCCGTCGGCCCCTGCATGGTGAGCCACGAAGGGGCTTGCAAGATCTGGCACCTCTACCAGCGAGAGCGGTGA
- a CDS encoding two-component system response regulator codes for MYTVLVVNDSPMVVDVLTAMLERGGYHPIGAGSGEECLRLLKEMKPDLILLDVKMRPLNGWETLRMIKDDPETRDIAVAMHTGKHLTPAEIQQYGRLIEDYILLPTTHRELFDAIEYILNQKVQIEQEVEIARRAGADVELIEEFRYLSGSVDTFRRLIRLLELSLRTDVTLRIGEHLMNAMKSMTTSEKCMERRPEELKRQFHGMGRREGA; via the coding sequence GTGTATACCGTACTGGTAGTGAATGATTCACCGATGGTCGTCGACGTACTGACGGCAATGCTCGAGCGGGGAGGGTATCACCCGATCGGCGCCGGCAGCGGTGAGGAGTGCCTCCGGCTCCTGAAGGAGATGAAACCCGACCTGATCCTTCTTGACGTGAAGATGCGGCCCCTGAACGGGTGGGAGACGCTCCGGATGATCAAGGACGACCCCGAAACACGCGATATTGCGGTCGCTATGCACACGGGCAAGCACCTGACGCCGGCCGAAATCCAGCAGTACGGCCGCCTCATCGAGGACTATATTCTTCTGCCGACCACCCACCGGGAACTCTTCGACGCAATCGAGTACATCCTGAACCAGAAAGTGCAGATCGAGCAGGAAGTCGAGATTGCACGGCGGGCCGGTGCGGATGTCGAACTGATCGAGGAATTCAGGTACCTCTCGGGAAGCGTGGACACCTTCCGGCGCCTCATCCGCCTGCTTGAACTGAGCCTGCGCACGGACGTCACCCTGCGGATCGGCGAGCACCTGATGAATGCGATGAAGAGCATGACAACCAGCGAAAAATGCATGGAACGCCGGCCCGAAGAGCTGAAACGGCAGTTCCACGGGATGGGAAGGCGAGAGGGCGCCTGA
- a CDS encoding peptidase M42, with protein MVRELLKKLADAHGVSGFEGSLNRIIRDELQGHVDELREDSMGNLIAVKKGDDFSIMIASHMDEIGLMVQYIDENGFLKFVPIGGWFGPVLFTQRVILHGTKGRISGVIGAKPPHVMDPEERKKEIKIEDMFIDIGATSADDAASMGIEIGTPVTLDRECAELANGRLTGKAFDNRVGVALLIRTLKTVRSPHTIYGVFTVQEEVGLKGAKVSAFSLNPDCAIATDVTIPGDHPGVTKKEASVEMGKGPVLVLVSAMGRGLLAHQKMIAWLRETAEQNGIPYQLEVGTGGNTDATIIHLVRGGIPSIPLSVATRYIHSPVEVVDTADIEAGIRLLVEALKGKPDI; from the coding sequence ATGGTCAGGGAACTTCTGAAAAAACTTGCCGACGCCCACGGCGTATCGGGCTTCGAAGGCAGCCTCAACCGGATTATTCGCGACGAGCTGCAGGGCCACGTGGACGAACTGCGCGAAGACTCGATGGGGAACCTCATCGCCGTGAAGAAGGGTGATGACTTTTCCATCATGATCGCGTCCCATATGGACGAAATCGGCCTGATGGTCCAGTATATCGACGAGAACGGATTCCTGAAATTCGTGCCCATCGGCGGATGGTTCGGGCCGGTCCTCTTTACCCAGCGGGTTATCCTCCACGGCACCAAAGGGCGGATTTCCGGCGTTATCGGGGCAAAACCCCCGCATGTGATGGATCCCGAGGAGCGAAAGAAGGAGATCAAGATCGAGGATATGTTCATCGATATCGGGGCAACAAGCGCAGACGATGCGGCCTCGATGGGCATCGAGATCGGTACCCCCGTAACCCTCGACCGCGAATGCGCCGAGCTCGCGAACGGGCGGCTCACCGGGAAGGCGTTTGACAACCGGGTGGGTGTCGCACTCCTGATACGGACGCTGAAGACCGTCCGGTCTCCGCATACCATCTACGGCGTTTTCACGGTGCAGGAGGAAGTCGGGCTCAAAGGCGCGAAGGTCAGCGCCTTCTCCCTCAATCCCGACTGCGCCATCGCCACGGATGTCACCATCCCCGGCGATCATCCGGGCGTCACGAAGAAGGAAGCCTCCGTCGAGATGGGCAAGGGGCCGGTGCTCGTGCTGGTCAGTGCGATGGGCCGCGGACTTCTTGCCCACCAGAAGATGATTGCATGGCTCAGGGAGACTGCCGAGCAAAACGGCATCCCGTATCAGCTGGAGGTGGGGACGGGCGGCAATACGGATGCGACTATTATCCACCTCGTGCGTGGCGGCATCCCGAGCATTCCGCTCTCGGTGGCAACACGCTATATTCATTCGCCGGTCGAAGTGGTGGATACCGCCGATATTGAAGCGGGTATCAGGCTCCTCGTCGAAGCCCTGAAGGGCAAACCCGACATATAA
- a CDS encoding aspartate aminotransferase, with the protein METYHCARRIDGIAESGIRKLFDAGGPDAVNLGIGQPDFDTPDHIKEAAIRAIREGKTGYTPNAGIPELRTAIADKLERENGLSCGPDRILVTAGGSEALHLAMLALVNEGDRVLVPDPGFVSYAPLASIAGGRPVAVPLDDTLHLDVEAAKERMDGARIFVLNSPSNPTGMVEPESTIRALVEYAQDRHVTVISDEVYEHFIYESRHFSAARFGEDVITINATSKTYAMTGWRIGYLAAPKEYIDACLKVHQYCQACATSIAQYAAVAAYAGDQSPVAAMREEYRARRDLFYDGLSALGYSFPRPEGAFYVFLPIERDRIQEAVAKGLLIVPGSAFGNNAPDYARLSYATSRENLRRALDRFGTL; encoded by the coding sequence ATGGAAACATACCACTGTGCCCGGCGGATCGACGGTATCGCCGAGTCGGGTATACGGAAACTCTTCGATGCGGGAGGGCCGGACGCGGTCAATCTGGGCATCGGCCAGCCGGATTTCGACACGCCGGATCATATCAAGGAAGCTGCGATCAGGGCAATCAGGGAGGGAAAAACGGGATATACCCCCAATGCGGGCATACCCGAACTGCGGACCGCAATTGCCGATAAACTGGAGCGCGAAAACGGCCTCTCCTGTGGTCCCGACCGGATACTCGTCACGGCCGGGGGGAGCGAGGCGCTGCACCTCGCGATGCTGGCGCTGGTGAACGAGGGCGACCGCGTTCTGGTGCCGGATCCCGGGTTCGTCTCGTATGCACCGCTCGCCTCCATCGCAGGGGGGCGGCCGGTGGCTGTCCCGCTCGACGACACGCTTCACCTTGATGTCGAGGCGGCAAAGGAGCGGATGGACGGGGCGAGGATCTTTGTCCTGAACTCTCCCTCGAACCCGACCGGCATGGTCGAACCCGAATCCACCATCCGTGCACTGGTCGAATATGCGCAGGACCGGCACGTTACGGTCATCAGCGATGAAGTCTACGAGCACTTCATTTACGAGTCCCGTCATTTCAGCGCAGCACGGTTCGGCGAGGACGTCATTACCATCAATGCGACCAGCAAGACATACGCGATGACGGGCTGGCGGATCGGGTATCTCGCCGCACCGAAAGAGTATATCGATGCATGCCTCAAGGTTCACCAGTACTGCCAGGCATGCGCCACGTCCATCGCCCAGTATGCGGCGGTGGCCGCCTATGCGGGGGACCAGTCCCCGGTCGCCGCCATGCGCGAAGAGTACCGGGCACGGCGCGACCTCTTCTACGACGGGCTTTCCGCACTCGGGTATTCGTTTCCCCGGCCTGAGGGCGCATTTTATGTCTTCCTGCCGATAGAACGCGACCGCATACAGGAAGCAGTCGCAAAGGGCCTCCTGATTGTCCCGGGAAGTGCGTTCGGAAACAATGCACCCGATTACGCACGCCTGAGCTATGCGACTTCCCGCGAGAATCTCCGGCGGGCGCTCGACCGGTTCGGTACGTTATGA
- a CDS encoding 6-phospho 3-hexuloisomerase produces MNGCYSVQEMMRLMASKIRSTADLLSDDEIEQFLKELLAARRIYVLGAGRSGLVAKSFAMRLMHLGLQSYVVGETITPAMREGDTLVAFSGSGETKTVAELSEKAKEIGGRLCLVTSKKESRMGRIADCVVIIENQRDDVEDESAEFEIRQMTGEHKSFAPLGTLFETAAMVFADAMISALMEITHCDIEDLKDRHANIE; encoded by the coding sequence ATGAACGGATGTTACAGTGTCCAGGAGATGATGCGGTTGATGGCCTCGAAAATCCGTTCGACCGCCGACCTGCTCTCCGACGATGAGATTGAACAGTTTTTAAAGGAACTTCTCGCTGCACGGCGGATCTACGTGCTGGGAGCCGGCCGTTCCGGTCTCGTTGCCAAATCGTTCGCGATGCGCCTGATGCACCTCGGGCTGCAGTCCTATGTCGTGGGCGAAACAATCACTCCTGCCATGCGAGAAGGAGATACGCTTGTCGCTTTTTCGGGATCGGGGGAGACGAAAACCGTTGCGGAACTCTCGGAAAAGGCAAAGGAGATCGGGGGGCGTCTGTGCCTCGTCACCTCGAAAAAAGAGTCCCGCATGGGCCGCATTGCGGACTGTGTCGTGATTATCGAAAATCAGCGTGACGATGTGGAGGATGAATCCGCCGAGTTCGAAATCCGCCAGATGACCGGCGAACACAAATCGTTTGCGCCCCTCGGCACGCTCTTCGAGACTGCCGCCATGGTCTTTGCCGACGCGATGATCTCGGCGCTGATGGAGATTACCCACTGTGACATCGAGGATCTGAAAGACCGTCATGCGAACATCGAGTAA
- a CDS encoding DNA methylase N-4, translated as MPPASVDLIFADPPYNLSNGGFTCHAGQRAPVDKGPWDVSRGISEDFAFHTTWIKACQRVLKDNGSIWISGTYHSVYACGYALQQAGYQILNDICWFKPNAPPNLSRRYFTASHETLIWARKNPQGRHTFQYDLMKDGDWDSDPLKKPGKQMRSVWSIPAPKPAEKRWGKHPTQKPLALLSRIIAASSEEGDTVLDPFTGSSTTGIAARLMNRRFIGIDTDSDYLDLSVKRFDDFRETGVKSGHRK; from the coding sequence CTGCCGCCCGCATCCGTCGACCTGATCTTCGCGGATCCGCCGTATAATCTTTCAAACGGCGGCTTCACGTGCCATGCGGGACAGCGGGCGCCCGTCGACAAAGGACCATGGGATGTCAGCAGGGGAATTTCCGAGGATTTTGCCTTTCATACAACATGGATTAAAGCGTGCCAACGCGTGCTGAAAGATAACGGGAGCATCTGGATCAGCGGGACGTACCATTCCGTATATGCCTGCGGATACGCTCTCCAGCAGGCGGGCTATCAGATCTTAAACGACATCTGCTGGTTCAAGCCCAATGCACCCCCGAACCTGAGCAGGCGGTACTTTACCGCGAGCCACGAAACGCTGATCTGGGCACGGAAAAATCCGCAGGGCAGGCATACCTTTCAGTATGACCTGATGAAGGACGGGGACTGGGACTCGGATCCGCTGAAAAAACCCGGGAAGCAGATGCGGTCCGTCTGGAGCATTCCGGCGCCGAAACCCGCGGAAAAACGGTGGGGAAAACACCCCACGCAGAAGCCGCTTGCCCTGCTGTCCCGTATTATCGCCGCTTCATCGGAAGAGGGCGACACGGTGCTCGATCCGTTCACCGGCAGTTCGACGACAGGGATTGCGGCACGCCTGATGAACCGGCGGTTTATCGGGATCGACACGGATAGCGACTACCTCGACCTCTCGGTGAAGAGGTTCGACGATTTCCGGGAGACAGGGGTCAAATCCGGGCACAGAAAATAA
- a CDS encoding rubrerythrin, whose translation MPDFGNPFSGLAHDRKVTHEELIRAIRFMVAAEFEAVQMYVQLAESTDNVLAQEVLRDIADEEKVHAGEFLRLLKELAPDEESFYEQGYREVEEEIEKQKK comes from the coding sequence ATGCCGGATTTCGGAAACCCGTTTTCAGGTCTTGCACACGACCGCAAAGTAACCCACGAAGAACTCATCCGTGCGATTCGCTTCATGGTGGCGGCGGAATTTGAAGCCGTCCAGATGTACGTCCAGCTCGCCGAATCGACGGATAATGTGCTCGCGCAGGAAGTGCTCCGCGACATCGCGGATGAAGAAAAGGTGCATGCCGGAGAATTTCTCCGCCTTCTCAAGGAACTGGCTCCCGACGAGGAGTCCTTCTACGAGCAGGGATACCGCGAAGTCGAAGAGGAGATCGAAAAACAAAAGAAATGA
- a CDS encoding N-(5'-phosphoribosyl)anthranilate isomerase gives MRVKICGITRADDARAAEAAGTDAIGVVVCSDEVSVRSVPLEYAGEIFDAVGPLTTTVAVTHTERESDLDDILSLRPDAVQISHPFPVPRRGCRILRVIRSNDTVPADCDAVILDESHGRGQCYDPVAAIRLVRTSRVPVILAGGLTPDNVADAIAAVGPYAVDVCSGVEIRPGVKDHRRIDAFLKAAGRLQQER, from the coding sequence ATGCGGGTTAAAATCTGCGGGATCACCCGTGCCGACGATGCGCGTGCGGCAGAGGCGGCCGGGACTGATGCGATCGGGGTCGTCGTCTGCAGCGACGAGGTATCGGTGCGGTCGGTGCCGCTCGAATATGCCGGAGAGATTTTCGATGCCGTCGGGCCCCTGACGACGACCGTTGCCGTGACACATACAGAGCGCGAGTCCGATCTTGACGATATCCTTTCACTCCGGCCCGATGCCGTGCAGATCTCGCACCCCTTCCCCGTACCCCGCCGCGGCTGCCGGATACTCCGGGTTATCAGGAGCAATGACACGGTTCCCGCGGACTGTGACGCGGTGATTCTTGACGAGAGCCACGGTCGGGGGCAGTGCTATGACCCGGTGGCGGCGATCCGTCTGGTGCGGACATCCCGCGTCCCGGTCATTCTCGCCGGCGGCCTCACCCCCGACAACGTTGCCGATGCGATTGCCGCGGTCGGGCCGTATGCGGTCGACGTCTGTTCCGGGGTCGAAATCCGTCCCGGTGTCAAGGACCACCGCCGGATTGACGCCTTTCTGAAGGCCGCGGGAAGGCTGCAGCAGGAAAGGTGA
- a CDS encoding aldehyde dehydrogenase has protein sequence MQMRFGGAWMSGAHNEVIGVANPATGELLDSVPLGCAEDVDAAVAAADEAWPGWTEIPPRERGRRLTAAAEKIREQADTLARLLTREQGKPLAEALNEIWGAANVFEYYASIAGTLAGTAAPIPGYGYATVVRQPLGICAAIIPWNMPALILAWKLGPALLAGNAMVVKPSQTTPLTALCLAAIVEDACGVPGVVNIVTGTGSEAGEALVAHPGIRHVSFTGQTETGRRVAARASGELKGVTLELGGSDPMIVCRDANIDAAVAGALRGRFYNCGQTCTAVKRLYVDGPVYDVFLRKLAAGAEALKVGNGMDSATTMGPMHRAGDRDRLLSLIESLREENRARVLTGGSIPPGANPAGHFLEPAILIDPDPASAVMTEEIFGPVLPVVRVDGIDEAIECANASRYGLGASVWTRDLATAAHVAGQVRCGVFWVNQHLSLPPDVPFGGVGASGIGRENGPDAPDRYRETKTILVRP, from the coding sequence ATGCAGATGCGTTTCGGGGGCGCCTGGATGTCCGGCGCACACAACGAGGTGATTGGTGTTGCCAATCCGGCGACCGGGGAGCTGCTGGACTCTGTTCCGCTCGGCTGTGCGGAGGATGTCGACGCCGCCGTCGCCGCCGCAGATGAGGCATGGCCCGGCTGGACGGAGATACCGCCCCGCGAACGGGGCAGACGGCTGACCGCCGCGGCAGAGAAAATCCGGGAGCAGGCGGACACCCTCGCCCGGCTGTTGACGAGGGAGCAGGGCAAACCGCTTGCCGAGGCGCTGAATGAGATTTGGGGGGCGGCAAATGTATTTGAGTACTATGCATCCATCGCCGGCACGCTGGCGGGAACGGCGGCGCCGATCCCCGGGTATGGGTATGCAACCGTCGTCAGACAGCCTCTCGGTATCTGCGCCGCCATCATCCCATGGAACATGCCGGCCCTGATCCTCGCGTGGAAACTGGGGCCCGCCCTGCTCGCCGGCAATGCGATGGTCGTCAAGCCTTCGCAGACAACTCCCCTCACCGCGCTCTGTCTCGCCGCAATCGTCGAAGATGCCTGCGGGGTACCCGGAGTGGTCAATATCGTCACCGGCACGGGCAGCGAGGCGGGAGAAGCGCTGGTGGCGCATCCGGGTATCCGGCATGTCTCGTTCACGGGGCAGACCGAAACGGGGAGGCGGGTTGCGGCACGGGCTTCCGGCGAACTCAAGGGGGTGACGCTCGAACTGGGCGGCAGCGATCCGATGATCGTCTGCAGGGATGCGAATATTGATGCAGCGGTTGCGGGCGCTCTCCGGGGGCGGTTTTACAATTGCGGCCAGACCTGCACCGCGGTCAAGCGCCTCTATGTGGATGGGCCGGTGTACGATGTTTTTCTCAGGAAACTGGCGGCCGGGGCCGAAGCCCTGAAGGTGGGAAACGGCATGGATTCCGCGACCACGATGGGACCGATGCACCGTGCGGGCGACCGCGATCGGCTTCTCTCCCTGATCGAATCCCTGCGGGAGGAGAATCGTGCGCGGGTGCTGACGGGCGGCTCGATTCCGCCCGGGGCAAACCCTGCGGGCCATTTCTTGGAGCCGGCGATCCTGATCGATCCGGATCCCGCATCTGCAGTCATGACGGAAGAGATCTTTGGTCCCGTACTTCCCGTCGTCCGTGTCGACGGCATCGATGAGGCGATAGAATGCGCGAACGCGAGCCGGTACGGCCTCGGGGCGTCGGTCTGGACCCGGGATCTTGCGACCGCCGCCCATGTCGCCGGACAGGTCCGGTGCGGGGTGTTCTGGGTCAACCAGCACCTCAGTCTCCCTCCTGACGTGCCCTTCGGCGGCGTGGGTGCGAGCGGTATCGGGCGGGAGAACGGCCCCGATGCTCCCGACCGGTACAGGGAGACGAAAACGATCCTTGTCAGGCCATAG
- a CDS encoding exodeoxyribonuclease III yields MTENHAFLQILSWNVNGLRAVVKKGFADILARIQPDIVCIQETKLQENQIPGEIARLPGYRAYFSSAEKKGYSGVALFTRREPEEVSYGFGIDRFDTEGRILIARYPGFDLMNIYFPNGKMSRERLAYKMDFYEACRAEAVRRLRDGRHVIICGDVNTAHTEFDIARPKENEKRSGFLPEERAWIDSLLESGFVDTFRMFSPEGGQYTWWDLKTRARERNVGWRIDYFFVDASFSSRVRDSRILDTVMGSDHCPILLEVGEEP; encoded by the coding sequence ATGACGGAAAACCATGCCTTTTTGCAGATCCTTTCGTGGAATGTCAACGGACTGCGGGCCGTTGTAAAAAAAGGGTTCGCCGATATACTTGCCCGGATACAGCCCGATATCGTGTGCATCCAGGAGACGAAACTGCAGGAGAACCAGATACCCGGGGAAATTGCACGGCTTCCCGGATACCGGGCCTACTTCTCATCCGCTGAAAAAAAGGGCTATAGCGGGGTGGCACTCTTCACCCGCCGTGAACCGGAGGAGGTGTCGTACGGGTTCGGGATCGATCGTTTCGATACCGAAGGGCGGATCCTGATAGCACGATACCCGGGGTTTGATCTCATGAATATCTATTTCCCGAACGGCAAGATGTCACGAGAACGACTGGCATATAAGATGGATTTCTACGAAGCCTGCCGGGCCGAGGCGGTCAGGCGTCTCCGGGACGGACGGCACGTCATCATCTGCGGGGATGTGAACACGGCGCACACGGAGTTCGATATCGCACGCCCGAAAGAGAATGAAAAACGATCCGGATTTCTTCCGGAGGAGCGGGCATGGATCGACAGCCTCCTTGAAAGTGGATTTGTGGATACCTTCCGGATGTTCTCCCCCGAAGGAGGGCAGTATACCTGGTGGGACCTGAAAACACGGGCCCGGGAACGCAATGTGGGATGGAGAATCGATTATTTTTTTGTCGATGCATCCTTCTCGTCCCGTGTCCGCGACAGCCGCATCCTCGATACCGTCATGGGATCGGACCACTGTCCCATCCTGCTTGAGGTCGGTGAGGAGCCATGA